DNA from Labrus bergylta chromosome 3, fLabBer1.1, whole genome shotgun sequence:
CCATTAACCACAAATCTCTGCTTCTTCGGATACTTTGAACAGCAATCACAGAGTTGGAGTTTTTCAAAACAAGGCTTTACAACAAGATtacaaacagcagaaatgtttaTAGTGTAACATTTGCAACCAAAACAAGGAAACAATAGTTGTATGGTGAATTAAGAAATGGCTCTTAAGATATTCAAGCCCCTGGATGCTTATCAAAGCAGCTGTTGACGTAAGAGCTAGAGCTCCAAAGAACAGTGTCTGTAGTTAACCTGGGCACTCAGTGGGTGAAAGAAGCTGACATCAAGccataacaaaacaacacagaacagacCGTCAACAAGGGATGTTTCACTTTAAATCCCAAGTTGACAAAAGGGCAGAATGACTGTTGTAGTATAGGTGTAAATCTCAAATCAAAAGCTGTCTTGTGTGTTTAGTAGTAACTCAGGACATTTGGTCTTTCACTTCTTTTACCAATCAGCAGGAGTAGCTTTAATGACCATTATCTGGACAGAAATGCCTCAATAAACTGATCATATTGTGTTCAACCATTTCATTCAGCAGCTCAATTCATTTAATTCAGAAATGCAGCCGAGCCGATGGAGATTAAAAGTAGTATCTTTCTCTTAAGATGTCTCAATGTTTTTTAGCAAATGGAACAACCAACAGGACTCAAGAGAAGGGTGTAGATAATGTATTACTAGTCTTATATTAGAGAACATCTATCTACACAATTCATGAGTTAAACTGTGTTAAACATGTTAAACTCTATGGACTGCATGTTCAAATACCGTAGTTGATTTGTGTCTTCAGTCTTCCTTTCTGAGAATAGATTATACACAGACTAATATTCTCCACCTATTAAGTgtatagactttttttttgttttgttatgctCTCAGTGCATTGGTTTTAGTTTGGCCCATGACCTCCACTTTCTTTCTAGTGTCTGTGCTGCCATTACCAAATGAAAACTATTAAAGGAAGAGAAAGTTGACTTTACCTGGAGGGCAATGTAAGTGACCAGGCAGAGAGCAGCCAGGAGAGAGTCTTCAATCACTCCGTGCAACTCTGAAAACTCCTGGCAGTCAAAAATTGAGAAGAAGGACATCAAGCGCAGTGCAGATACGTCAGGGCCAGTGCCAAACCAAAGTAAGTCCAGACTGGGCTGatcaccttcacattcacacagaacAGAAGAATTGTTCACAATTGGTCTGGCTGATTGAAAACGCATACAAAATGGACAGAACTATGACCAAATACATTTCCCAATCTCTTTGCCCACCAACTGGCACAATTGCATTCAGTACATTCCATGTAGTAATTTTAAGTTGATCTATTGTGTAAGTCCGCCAAAAAGTGGACTTTAAAATGCATGTCCACATATTAGTGCAACTGAAATTGTAAAAGTTGGAATATCACAAAGTCGGACTCACACATCTAGATAATGTGGTTCAGGATCGCTTAACTCTTGCATGTATACGCCTAGATCAGACCCAAACTGGCCAAGGCATTCTGCGCATGCTCCTCAGTCTTCGTGCCGGGTTATGACCGGGAAGTCAAAACAGCATAAATGAGTAGCAAAGCAAGTCGTCTGCCTTCAGATATCTCCATAAATTAGAGGGATAGCGTGCATCAGATTTGTACAAAAAGTTAAGTGTAGAGTACGAATGAAATGTACAGAACTGTAAAGTTCTCCATGTTTACACCGTTGGACATATAACCCGTTTTTCTCTTCCTTACTTGTTAACCAGGTCATCTAGAAGAAATCTGATAGAAAATAGCTGAAACAGGATATATCGTAACCTACTGTAGCGGAGTTGGACATACTTCTATCAATACTGGGAGAAGAACAGTAGTCCAATTAAATGCCCTTATCCAGCTTTAACAGTTAGCTGGACTTAACTGTGCATTGAAATGTACTGATTGAAACCATGTTTTGTCTTAATTCTGAGCCAAGGAAAACACAGACCATCATACACAGAAACAAGCAGGCATAGTACCTGGAAGACTGATTGGGACAGGATGGACCATGTCAGGATCCTTCAGAGGATTTCCAGGGTATACAAACCATTCCCTGATCACTGGAGGGTCATCACTGCAGCCTGAACAAATGAAAAGCCACAGTTATACTTGGATATTGTTCATATCGTTGTCCTGGGAAGTATTCTTTGCTTTATATGTTCAACCTCATGTGTAAAATGTAGATAAATACATATTGTGATGATTTGCGAGACACTGACACTCCATATTTCATtgaaaaaagcacaaagacaacataacaaGTGTTGAAACTGAGATATGTTATTGTTTGTTGAAAAACGAAATacccattttgaatttgatgcaacacacttgaaaaaagttgagaCAGGGTCATACCACGCTGCTTGTAAACTTTCGCTTTTATCAACAATTTGGAAACATTTAGGAAATTCAGGAGACCAATTCTTGTCATTTAGAAACTGGAATGTTTTACCATTCTTGTTAAACATAGGATTTCAGCTGTTCAATAGTAAAGGGTCTCCTTTTGTCTTACTCCAAACATTTTCGATATGTGACAAGTCAGTACTGCAGCAAGGCCAGTTTATAATCCAGATTTTCTTTCTACCGAGCCATGCTGTTGAATATTTCAAGAATGTGGTTTGTCATCGTCCTGCTGAAATAAGCAAGAAAAATATTCTATTTAGCATCATATGTTGCTCCAAAACCTGTATGGTTCAGCATTAACAGAGCCTTTACAAATGTGCACCACCATATTGAAATGTGCACTCTCTTCTTAAACCCAGAGAAGATAGTGTCAAGGATGAACTTCTGCTAAAGTCGAAGTTCAGTATATGTTTTTAGTTGTCTACCTTGACATATGCATTTGTATTTTCTGACATGTTACATGttacttttctgaaaagttgtgCTTTCTGACTCTTTGCATGGTGTTAACCGAGTAcatgtgtatgtgggtgtgtgtttgtaagacctcaaatgtgtgtgtattggacAAATCTTTACATCCTACCATCATGCCCGTGCAGCAGCACCAGCCCATAGATGCGTTGTCTGCAGGGCTTGTAGACGAGGGCGTGAGGCAACAGTTCAgtgtcctcctcatcctctaGAGTGTTGCTACATTCAATGACTCCCTCGCACACAATACTATAAACCATGAAACCATCTGCTGCCACATGCTTCTCCCTACAGGCCTTGGGAAacccagaaagaaaaacaaaatataaacttttattgatttgttgCTGTCAAAACATCAGAAAAGGGAATAAAATACAGGGCGCACCTTTAATATTTCTGGACTAACGTGTTTCTCAAATGCAAAGGCAGAGGAAGGTGCAGAGATGTAACCCTGCTGAAGAGCTTCCTGTCCAGAAAGTATATATGAGCTAATTCCCCGCTGCAGCAGTTCTCTGAGAGGAGCCGACAGGTTCAGGGAATGGAGGATAAGCCCaacatcttcctcctctctcctccacaacGAGCTCACAAAGTGGGATACAGCTAGCACCATTTGCCCCGGAGGAGCACCAGAGTGTGATACAGGGTTGTTAATCCTAGGAAACAATGACATTGCTGACATTATGTAACATCATATTATATGAATGGATGCATCCAGTATTCTTGGTCAACAACATTTATCCTGAAGAGGATAGGacatttgtatttaatatttctacattaaaacaagaaaatagaGACAACAACCATAAGTCAACTCAAAACACCTGTAAGTTGAAATTGCATTGTTCCTGATGTGCTGCATCTTCTCCTCAGACACCACATCGTTACCTAGGAGACAGGCCAGCAGTGGTAGCTGGTTAACATCCAATCCAACGGTTTGACAGAGCCTCTCTTGGTTGTACAGGACTGTAGTAAGGCTGCGAATCTGCAGCTTTGCCACAGAGAAGTAAGGGGCACTTCAAAAGATATAAATACATGTTCAGTCTGTCAGTTTATGCACGTTTTCCATGACTTTCAAATTATTATTTGCTTGGTCGAGTATTAACCGTAGTGCAGCAAAGGTCCAAAAGTATAAAATAAGGTTGCCAATTCAAGAACACCTGTCGTATATGATGAAGTCTGAGTCCTGTCCCAGAATGCCCATACTTTTATGTTGACGAGCATAGCTTGCAATCTCATAGTCAGCTTCCCGCACTGAGCAAAACACCTCCTGACCCAATAACCTGTAAAAAAGAATTCAAAATTTACAttagaaaatgaataaaaccaaCTACTGAGCCTCCATCGGATATTAGATGAACCCTCATATAACGTTTAACCCTTCACTGTTAAATGTAATACTGCAGTGTAACGTCATGTACATTAGGACTCGTGCATATCAATACACCTTGTAGATGCTGACCTGAGAGCAAAGCGTGTGAAAGTAGCCAGACCAGAAGGAAGACAAAAGAGCTCTCTACCAGGCTGCTCACCATGGGCCTTCAGGTGACGAAACATTTTTGAAATCTCTCCATTCACTCTGCGTCTCCTTTTCACCTGCAGACACAAGAGTGTGATGTGTACAGGAGGTTGATTAGGTATTTTAAGTGCTACACAATTATTAACCTCTATgttgaagttttaaaaaagtgctaGCCAATAAACTGTAACTAAAAAAAGAGGCATATTAACTGGAAACATATTACGACAACAATGTGTGTTCTAAAATACAGTCAAAATGATTCTCTTCCTCACCCActgctttcttttctgctcttcCACCACCCCATCAAAAAAGAAGACCAGTCGTATTCCTGCTGAGGTGAAGGCCTCCACCCAGCTCTTAAGCACCTCCATGTACTCCTTCCACTGACCTCCACACACCCAGTCCTTACACGAGTACCAGTGGCGCAGGCATGCCATACCATCCACAACAAGTGTTGGGCCTAAATGAGAGTGAAAATACACATGTAAAAAGAAtgcatgctaaaaaaaaactttgataaAAGACAAATTATACACAAAATATGTCTAGTTTACTTTTTTTACCCAAGATTTAAGCTTGAAGATCATCAGCATGTTTTTAACTAAATCCCGCCAAAATACTAATTCAAACGATTAGCCTTGACGATCATTCATTTTACTTTGTCTGTGTTCCTACAGCCCTTCACTTATTGTAGTTTCAGTGTCACTGACTCTAAGTCTGCATGAATGCTGTAAAGACTAGCAAAATGCACATTGTTACTTATACCACCAGGTTATATAAGAGAAACTGAATAATTTCACTGATCTCCCTACACTGTTATCTGCGCTtatgaaaacgtttttttttactacgtcaagatgttaaatatttgggagttaaaatgtacatttatagTTGTTCTCATCAACCAGAAGACATGTGTGCTTTCACACTGATTGCATTATCTtaataaagaatttaaaaaatatatgacTATAGTAGGCGAGCAGTTGAATAGctatatcagaatcagaaatactttattaatcccagagggaaattcgattgttacagtttctccaaaatatacaatatagcagtagaaatatagttgTAAAAATATTAATCGgataggaatgtaagtaagatagCAATAATAGGTCCAAGAAATATTTACACgaataagagtcagatggaatatatacacacattttaaactaaCTAAATGTTTATAACAACATGTGTTATGtaagtgtttgttgtctttcacAGTGTTTTGCTTTAGGTTCATCTGTTAAGACATACAGTTTGGtaacttcacccccataaaacactacccacatgacctgcttcattactATCATTACTAACCTTGTATTATTGCattattatactgtattattgttattattattatttagcatcaatatatatatatacatatatactgtacattctatatattttattatattactaTACTattctatattatataacatttcattatattacactatattgttcatattgcactatattatattatactacgttatattatataactgcactctgcattactgtggtacaacactgcctctctctTGATGTTTACATTACtcgctgctatttatcataacaagtcactttaatcacttgtcactttatcttgtcattctctgtaaatactgtctcaattctaaATTCCCTaaatagttaacttcatcattcattttgtattgtAGATACCcccttatttatatttttatttatcttatctattctgtttaatgtgtatttttgagctttcttgtctgtgctgctgtaactcccgaatttcccctctggggatcaataaagttttatcctATCCTAACATCAGTAATAATAACTCCATCTCCTTCTCTAAGTGAACAAGTAGAGTTGTTCTGTGATGTATTCACTCCTGCACACTGAAATAAACTCAACTGTATGTGTTAGCTGGGGTTGTGAAGCCCTGCTGTATTTTGTCAGCATGTTTTCTGGCCATTTGTTGGAGGTTCACCGTCACACAGGCTCCTGGACAGCAGCGCTCCATAAACGACTGAAGACCTTTGACACCCATTTctacagagaaacagaaaaacagaaacagagaaaatgagaaacagagaaacagaggaaacgagaaacagagaaacagaaacagagtggGAGTGTATTCATTGTGAACTTTGTTTCAATGTGAGATAGAAAGATGTCTAAAAGCTACCTGATGGTTTACTGATATTTGTATAAAATAGAAAAGTCTTTCGCATATTTTTGGCATCAAAAGAGACTGTGTAGGTTATACATCGCTGCAGGACGACATACAAAACGAGATGAGTCATTTGACTCAAATCTCCTGACCTGgatgctaacagttagcttagcttctaGCCGAAACAGTCATTTATTCAGGCGTAACCAACTCGTCGTGTATCAACTTCTACCTGCACATGTGCTTGCCCCTGGTATAGTTTCACAGAGCACGAACTTACCTTAGACTCTCTGTATACGCAGCAACACTTGTCAGGTTTTGTTTACATGCTGTTCAATGCAATTTACGTCCCGTGATCTTACGCGTGGCGTCATCACGTTGCAAAACAAGGCACACGTGCTGGGCGCAAGGAGCTCACTGAGGCGTCAGtggaaaaatgttttccttgTGATGATTAATCCTAAAATAATAGACTCTATGGACCCGAGTGAAATTACTCCCCAAGTTACTCCCCAAGTCACATATTTGGCTTTTTATTTAGATGAGCACAGTTCTATAAAAAAACGTCTTGATTTTGAATGATTGAGAATAGACCATTGAGGTTTTTGTGGGCTCAGTCCTCTCATAATAACTCCCCAGGCCAGGATCAGAGGCAGGCTAATTGCTCTCCTGGAGAATAGGGGCTCTATTCTAGAGTCAGAAGCTATTAGGTCTACCTTCTAAACACAAGGCCCCCCCATCCCCTCCACTCTATTGTGTGAGTAGAGCAAGACTAAAAAAGGGACATATGCTGGGTGTCAGTCCAGCTGTCAGCATCTGTCGTTCCTCAGCCAGATGCTCTGTGGGCTGAAAGGACAATCCACCCCTCCCAGTCA
Protein-coding regions in this window:
- the fam120b gene encoding constitutive coactivator of peroxisome proliferator-activated receptor gamma isoform X3 is translated as MGVKGLQSFMERCCPGACVTVNLQQMARKHADKIQQGFTTPANTYSPTLVVDGMACLRHWYSCKDWVCGGQWKEYMEVLKSWVEAFTSAGIRLVFFFDGVVEEQKRKQWVKRRRRVNGEISKMFRHLKAHGEQPGRELFCLPSGLATFTRFALRLLGQEVFCSVREADYEIASYARQHKSMGILGQDSDFIIYDSAPYFSVAKLQIRSLTTVLYNQERLCQTVGLDVNQLPLLACLLGNDVVSEEKMQHIRNNAISTYRINNPVSHSGAPPGQMVLAVSHFVSSLWRREEEDVGLILHSLNLSAPLRELLQRGISSYILSGQEALQQGYISAPSSAFAFEKHVSPEILKACREKHVAADGFMVYSIVCEGVIECSNTLEDEEDTELLPHALVYKPCRQRIYGLVLLHGHDGCSDDPPVIREWFVYPGNPLKDPDMVHPVPISLPGDQPSLDLLWFGTGPDVSALRLMSFFSIFDCQEFSELHGVIEDSLLAALCLVTYIALQLPVLCSRALQLGSLFVRGLGHLLGANYASGCPLPSAALMPWQCFDGRLFHSKYLLAHNSAEKTVLLENDSTCLSVFLCLREKLTEACMKRGKVLQSRPKPLEQSHKTTPGPRYRERQTGEICQSSGSDKNWREQGEMTGNQQHGGGWREQGEMTGGRQHGGGWREQGEMTGGRQHGGGWREQGEMTGGRQHGGGWREQGEMTGNQQHGGGWREQGEMTGGRQHGGGWREQGEMTGGQQHGGGWREQGEMTGGRQHGGGWREQGEMTGERREYGNREGQWERGGYRGGGYSGRQHFPPNPHSYADFQDEGPYDTSRHPKQSRGGSHGSRGRYHLASRWSRPPTSGT
- the fam120b gene encoding constitutive coactivator of peroxisome proliferator-activated receptor gamma isoform X2, whose amino-acid sequence is MGVKGLQSFMERCCPGACVTVNLQQMARKHADKIQQGFTTPANTYSPTLVVDGMACLRHWYSCKDWVCGGQWKEYMEVLKSWVEAFTSAGIRLVFFFDGVVEEQKRKQWVKRRRRVNGEISKMFRHLKAHGEQPGRELFCLPSGLATFTRFALRLLGQEVFCSVREADYEIASYARQHKSMGILGQDSDFIIYDSAPYFSVAKLQIRSLTTVLYNQERLCQTVGLDVNQLPLLACLLGNDVVSEEKMQHIRNNAISTYRINNPVSHSGAPPGQMVLAVSHFVSSLWRREEEDVGLILHSLNLSAPLRELLQRGISSYILSGQEALQQGYISAPSSAFAFEKHVSPEILKACREKHVAADGFMVYSIVCEGVIECSNTLEDEEDTELLPHALVYKPCRQRIYGLVLLHGHDGCSDDPPVIREWFVYPGNPLKDPDMVHPVPISLPGDQPSLDLLWFGTGPDVSALRLMSFFSIFDCQEFSELHGVIEDSLLAALCLVTYIALQVQTLSQEDVDAYLSQAVCLRLKSSQELKNIKLPVLCSRALQLGSLFVRGLGHLLGANYASGCPLPSAALMPWQCFDGRLFHSKYLLAHNSAEKTVLLENDSTCLSVFLCLREKLTEACMKRGKVLQSRPKPLEQSHKTTPGPRYRERQTGQSSGSDKNWREQGEMTGNQQHGGGWREQGEMTGGRQHGGGWREQGEMTGGRQHGGGWREQGEMTGGRQHGGGWREQGEMTGNQQHGGGWREQGEMTGGRQHGGGWREQGEMTGGQQHGGGWREQGEMTGGRQHGGGWREQGEMTGERREYGNREGQWERGGYRGGGYSGRQHFPPNPHSYADFQDEGPYDTSRHPKQSRGGSHGSRGRYHLASRWSRPPTSGT
- the fam120b gene encoding constitutive coactivator of peroxisome proliferator-activated receptor gamma isoform X1, whose translation is MGVKGLQSFMERCCPGACVTVNLQQMARKHADKIQQGFTTPANTYSPTLVVDGMACLRHWYSCKDWVCGGQWKEYMEVLKSWVEAFTSAGIRLVFFFDGVVEEQKRKQWVKRRRRVNGEISKMFRHLKAHGEQPGRELFCLPSGLATFTRFALRLLGQEVFCSVREADYEIASYARQHKSMGILGQDSDFIIYDSAPYFSVAKLQIRSLTTVLYNQERLCQTVGLDVNQLPLLACLLGNDVVSEEKMQHIRNNAISTYRINNPVSHSGAPPGQMVLAVSHFVSSLWRREEEDVGLILHSLNLSAPLRELLQRGISSYILSGQEALQQGYISAPSSAFAFEKHVSPEILKACREKHVAADGFMVYSIVCEGVIECSNTLEDEEDTELLPHALVYKPCRQRIYGLVLLHGHDGCSDDPPVIREWFVYPGNPLKDPDMVHPVPISLPGDQPSLDLLWFGTGPDVSALRLMSFFSIFDCQEFSELHGVIEDSLLAALCLVTYIALQVQTLSQEDVDAYLSQAVCLRLKSSQELKNIKLPVLCSRALQLGSLFVRGLGHLLGANYASGCPLPSAALMPWQCFDGRLFHSKYLLAHNSAEKTVLLENDSTCLSVFLCLREKLTEACMKRGKVLQSRPKPLEQSHKTTPGPRYRERQTGEICQSSGSDKNWREQGEMTGNQQHGGGWREQGEMTGGRQHGGGWREQGEMTGGRQHGGGWREQGEMTGGRQHGGGWREQGEMTGNQQHGGGWREQGEMTGGRQHGGGWREQGEMTGGQQHGGGWREQGEMTGGRQHGGGWREQGEMTGERREYGNREGQWERGGYRGGGYSGRQHFPPNPHSYADFQDEGPYDTSRHPKQSRGGSHGSRGRYHLASRWSRPPTSGT
- the fam120b gene encoding constitutive coactivator of peroxisome proliferator-activated receptor gamma isoform X4, coding for MGVKGLQSFMERCCPGACVTVNLQQMARKHADKIQQGFTTPANTYSPTLVVDGMACLRHWYSCKDWVCGGQWKEYMEVLKSWVEAFTSAGIRLVFFFDGVVEEQKRKQWVKRRRRVNGEISKMFRHLKAHGEQPGRELFCLPSGLATFTRFALRLLGQEVFCSVREADYEIASYARQHKSMGILGQDSDFIIYDSAPYFSVAKLQIRSLTTVLYNQERLCQTVGLDVNQLPLLACLLGNDVVSEEKMQHIRNNAISTYRINNPVSHSGAPPGQMVLAVSHFVSSLWRREEEDVGLILHSLNLSAPLRELLQRGISSYILSGQEALQQGYISAPSSAFAFEKHVSPEILKACREKHVAADGFMVYSIVCEGVIECSNTLEDEEDTELLPHALVYKPCRQRIYGLVLLHGHDGCSDDPPVIREWFVYPGNPLKDPDMVHPVPISLPGDQPSLDLLWFGTGPDVSALRLMSFFSIFDCQEFSELHGVIEDSLLAALCLVTYIALQVQTLSQEDVDAYLSQAVCLRLKSSQELKNIKLPVLCSRALQLGSLFVRGLGHLLGANYASGCPLPSAALMPWQCFDGRLFHSKYLLAHNSAEKTVLLENDSTCLSVFLCLREKLTEACMKRGKVLQSRPKPLEQSHKTTPGPRYRERQTGEI